Below is a window of Haloterrigena alkaliphila DNA.
CCGGACGAGTTCGTCCGTCTCGTCGGGCTCGAGGGCCGTCTCGAGCAGGGCGAGCTCGTTGCGCGTCTCCCGGTCGAGCGAAAGGGTCAGCTCCTCGTCCAGCCCGCCGTAGGCATCGGTCACGTCGTCGTTGAGATCGTCGAGGCTCATACGGGAGGGGACTCGAGCCGACGGGATAGGGCTTTCGTGGTCGACTCGCCGTTCGAATCGTCGGTAGCGGAATCGCAGTATCGAATATCGTTCACAGTTTCGATGGCGACACTCGGCCGATACATACTCGAGAGAGCAGCGACGAACACGCTGCTACCGTGGCAACTGGGATTCCCACGTCCTCCCCAGCCGATTCGCTCAGTCGCGTTGCTCCCTCGCTCATCCCTCGCACGGTTTCGTCGGTCGCCCTCACGTTTGTTCGGGCGACTGACAGCGCGCGCCACTGCACCGTGGATCGCCGGACGAGCGAGGTGAGGTACGTCGGTTCGCCAATGGAACCGATCCGGAATCGCCACCAGTAAGACGACCGGGTCACTAGGTCGACCGATGAGTGAGCGCGACGATGGTGCCGATACTGACGGGGGCACCGGCCCCGATGAGTGGTCCCTGCCCGAGGACCTCGAGGCCGTCCGCGAGGCCCTGATCGCGTGGTACGAGGCCGACCACCGCGAGTTTCCGTGGCGCCGGACCGACGACCCCTACGAGATCCTGGTCAGCGAGGTGATGAGCCAGCAGACCCAATTGGATCGCGTGGTCGAGGCCTGGGAGGAATTCCTCGAGCGCTGGCCGACGACGACGGATCTCGCGGCGGCCGACCGGGCCGACGTGGTCGGCTTCTGGACGGACCACAGCCTCGGCTACAACAACCGGGCGAAGTACCTCCACGAGGCCGCGGGGCAGGTCGAGGAGGAGTACGACGGTGACTTCCCCCGTACGCCCGACGAACTGCAGGAACTCATGGGCGTCGGTCCCTACACCGCCAACGCCGTGGCGAGTTTCGCCTTCAACAACGGCGACGCGGTCGTGGATACGAACGTCAAACGGGTCGCCTACCGCGCCTTCTCGATCCCAGACGACGACGCGGCCTTCGAGGACGCGGCGAGCGACCTCATGCCCGCGGGCCGATCGCGGGTCTGGAACAACGCGATCATGGAACTGGGCGGCGTCGCCTGCACGCAGACCCCGAAGTGTGACGAAGTCGGCTGCCCGTGGCGCGAGTGGTGTGACGCCTACGCCAGCGGCGACTTCACCGCTCCCGACGTCCCCACCCAGCCCTCCTTCGAGGGGAGTCGCCGACAGTTCCGCGGCCGCGTGATCGGAACCCTCCGCGAGTACGACGAACTCGAGTTGAACACGCTCGGCCACCGCGTCCGGGTCGACTACGCCCCCGACGGCGAGTACGGTCGCGAGTGGCTCACGGGCCTGCTTACCGACCTCGAGTCGGACGGACTGGTCGACCTCGAGCGAAGCGGCTCTGACGACCAACTCGTCGCACGATTGCGGCGGTAGGTCGCGACCTCCTATCCATCCGACGACGGTCCCGCTAGCACGCCGATAGTCGGAACCCGTGCCGATTGGACCGGTTATTTTACCGTCGCGACCCTCGGTACGCTCATGTCCGACGTACACGTCGCCGCGGTCTGTGGCAGTCTCCGCGACGCGAGTAGGACCCACCTCGCCCTCGAGCGCGTGCTCGAGGCCGCCGAACGTGCCGGCGCGACCACCGAACTGCTCGATCTGCGCGAGTTCGACCTTCCGATCTTCGACGCGGATCGAGACCGCGAGGAGGCGGGCGACGCCGCGGAACTCGCGACTCGACTGCGGGAAGCCGACGCCATCGTCCTCGGCTCGCCGATGTACCATGGCTCCTACTCCTCGCCGCTGAAGACGGCCCTCGACTACTGCGGGTTCGACGAGTTCAGGGGGAAAACGGTCGGCCTGCTCGCGGTCTCGGGCGGCGCCTTCCCCGTGACGGCACTCGAGCACGTGCGATCGGTCTGCCGGTCGCTGAACGCGTGGGTGATCCCCCACGAGGCGGCGATCCCCAACTCGCGCGCGGCGTTCGAGGACGGCGAGTTCGCCGACCCGACACTCGAGGAGCGCGTCGCCACGCTGGGTCGGCGAGCGGTCCAGTACGCCACGATCGAACCGGAGCCGGACTCGTTCGAGAGCGACCAGAACGTCGGCGCCGAGGGCAAGTAATCAGGGCTCGAGGAGGCGTTCGAACCGCCGCTGATGGGCGAGGAAGGCGAACAGCCCGAAGACGAGGATGCCGACCTGGAGCGCCTCGATGTGGATCACGAGCGTCGTTACCTCCAGAGACAGCGGCGGGGACGCGATCGTCCAGTCGGTGAGCCAGGCCGACGCGAGCAGCATCGACGCGCCCACGGCCAGCAAGGCCCCGGGGACGAGCGGGAGCCGCGTCGTCAGGTACGTCGATCGCAGACAGAAGACGCGCCGCTCGAAGAGGAACTGGCCGGTGAGGATAACCGTGAGCAGGAGCGTCGCCAGGACGATTCCCGCCACGCCGCCGATCTGTTCGGCGACGAGCAACCAGACGACCCAGCCCCCCGTCGACAGGAGCGCGGTCCCGAGCCGCTGGGGCTGGAGGAGATCCCCGACCTCACTGACGGTCGCCCCGAAGACGCTGGTTCTGAGTAGGGCACCACAGAAGAGGATTCCGAGACCGGCGAGCGCCGTCGATCCCGTCCGGGAGCCGACGACGAGGGCGAACCAGATGGCGACCGCGACCGTTTCGACGGCGGCCGCGGAGAGCGCCGCGGTGATCCCGACGACGCGTCGTCGGGCCGTTCGTCCGAGGACGTTCGGCTCTCGGATGACGCTCATACCCGGGTCTTGGCTGCAACCCCTTTTGTAATGGAAGTCATTACCTCCCACAGGATGGTAATCGTATTGATGCGTTCGTTCGCACCGCTTTTATACGCCGCTAATATCTCATTTCTCGAGCGGCTGTATCGGTCGCTTTATTGAACGTTCGTATGGATTTTCTCACCGATACAACCGTTAGATGTACTAAATCTGGATATATGTGAGGGTGAAACCAACACTACACCATTTATTTACCACGCATTCCCGGTCTCGGTCTCCGTCAGTTTGCTTCCGACCTCGAGTGCGGTCGCTCGAGCGCCGGATTCCGGGCACTCGAGGGGGCGGACCCGCTCGTAGGTAGCGGTTACATCTCGGATTGGGAGCCAGTAGCCGACACATAACTGCCGGGAACTCGATTCGAACGGCGGAAACGTTGGACAGAGTTATTTATGGGGATGTGGTCGGGAGCGATTATGGCCGAAAGCGAGCAACAGGAGAAGATGTTGTCCGAGACAGTCGTCAAAGAAGCGATCGGACTGGGAATGAAGTCCCCGTTGCGAGACTCCATCCTCGAGGCGGTAGAGGAGGCCGACGGCACCGGTTCCGATGGCGGACGCAGCCTCCCGCTGGCTGGGATCCTCTTCGGTGCGGGCGCCGCGCTGGGCTTTCTCGCGGGACAGCGCTCGCCGCAACTCGAGGAGACGTCGATCGACGACCTCGAAGAGCCCGACATCATCGAGGACGTCATGGAGGAACAGGTCGGCGGCGAGTCGGCGTCGGTGAGCGAGACGACGAGTGACGACGGAACGAGTGACGAAGGGGCGAGCGACGAAGGCGGATCGAGTCGCGTCGCGCCGCTGCTGCTCCTCGTGGGCGTCCTCGGCGCAATCGCGGTCCTTCGCCGTCGGTTCGCCTCGTCGGAGGAAGAGGAGTGGGAGCCGATCGAGGAGTTCGAACCGGCGACGAGCGACGAACTCGAGGACGAGGAAGAGGAGCTGGAAGCCGAGGCCGAGACGGACGAGGGCGAGGAGTCCGAGGAGACGGAAGAGGAGTAACACCGTCCGCGGTGGCCGCGCTCGCCTGACATCCGGTTCCGTTTCCGTCCGATTCCGTTTCTGTCCCGCCCACGGGATCGGGCGTCGACAGCACCGGGTCGGGCCCGGCCTCGGTCGCCCGTGCTGACGAAGGAGCTAAGGGGCCGACGCCGACAGAGTGAACCCAATGGAGACGATCCACCGTGCCTTCGTCGGCGACTCCCGGGATCTCGAGGCCATCGACGACGCCTCCGTCGACCTGGTCGTCACGTCCCCACCCTATCCGATGATCGAGATGTGGGACGACCTCTTCACGGAACTCGATCCCGCCGTCGGCGACGCGCTCGAGGCCGGCGACGGCCGCGCGGCGTTCGAGGCGATGCACGCCCAGCTCGAGCTCGTCTGGGACGAACTCGAGCGCGTGCTGGTCGACGGCGGCATCGCGTGTCTCAACGTCGGCGACGCGACCCGGTCGGTCGACGGTAGTTTCCGCGTCTACGCGAACCACGCGCGCGTCCTCGAGGCGTTCGAGTCGCGGGGGTTCGACCCCCTCCCGGACGTCCTCTGGCGAAAGCCCGCCAACAGCGCCGCCAAGTTCATGGGCAGCGGGATGATTCCGCCCAACGCCTACGTCACCCTCGAGCACGAGTACGTGCTCGTCTTTCGGAAGGGCGGCGAGAGCCGCGAGTTCGAACCGGGCGCCGACCGCCGGTACGAGGCCGCCTACTTCTGGGAGGAGCGCAACCGCTGGTTTTCGGACGTCTGGACCGAGGTCCGGGGCGAACTGCAGGACCTCGGCAGCGACGACCTCCGGGACCGATCGGCGGCCTACCCCCTCGAGATCCCCTACCGGCTGATCTGCATGTACTCGGCCTACGGGGACACGGTCCTCGACCCCTTCTGGGGGACCGGGACGACCACCCTCGCGGCGATGTGCGCCGGCCGTCACTCGGTCGGGTCGGAGCTCGAGGCGGCGTTCGTCGAGCGCTTTACCGACAGTCTCGATCAGGTTCCGGGGCTGTCGCGGTCGGTCGGCCGGGCGCGACTCGAGCGACACCGCGAGTTCGTCGCCCGTCGCCGCGAGGAGGGGAAAGCGTTCGAATATCAGGCGACCCACTACGACACGCCCGTCGTGACGAAGATGGAACGGGAGATTCGGCTGCGCGAGGTCGAATCGATCGACGCCGTCGAGAACGGAACGGGCTACGAGTACCGGGCCGAACACGCGCCGCTGTCGCTCGAGTGACCGCGGCGCGGCGAACGAGCGAGGCGCGGCAACCCGGGTCGCGGGGACACCGAGGCACGAGATACCGAGACGACCGACATCGGAATACCGAGATGCCCGGTACCGTGACGCCCAGTACCGAGACGTACGGGCGTCGAACGGGATTTTATGAGCGAGTACGACGAACCCTCGGCTATGGCGCTCGACGAATACGCCGACGCGCTCGCCGACCTCGATCCCGCCGAGGGCGAGGTCGAAACGGCGGAACTGGTCGTTACCGACGACGTGCTCGTCAAGGCGTTCGCCCTCGGGCCGGACGCCGAACTCGAGCCCCACGACCACCCCGACAGCACGAACGTCTTCCACGTGCTCGAGGGGACGGTAACCGTGATTCGAGACGAGGAGAGCGAGTCGATCGCGGGCCCCGGCGTCGTACACCACGAACGCGGCGCGGTCCACGGCGCGCGAAACGAGACCGACGAGCGGGTCGTGTTCACGGCGAGTCTCTGTCCCCTGCCCTCGTAGGAACCCGTGGAACGCTCGAGAGTACCGAATCCGCGCCGAGCGCGGAGATCGAACCCGCTGACCGTACGCGGGGACGGACGATTTCGATGCGGCTGCTCTCGAGCCCGCGATCCCTCACCGAACACCCGCCCACAGCACGAGGTTTTTATCCGCGCCGCTCGCATCGAGTGGTATGAATCGCGGTCTCGAGGGGCTCGAAACGGCCCCGATTCGAGCCCACGCAGTCGGCTCCTCGACGTGGCTTCGGACGGTTCGAACGGGCCTCGACGACGGTGACGTGGCGGTCCACGGCCCGTTCGAACCGTCCGAACTCGACGCGGCACCCCTCGAGGGGGCAAACTGCGTGCTGACCGACGACCGAGACGTGCTCGCTGCGCTCGGCGACGAGTGGCCGGTGGTATACGCCGTCGAATCGCCGGATACCGGGGCGATCGATCGACTCCTGAGCGACGGCGCGGCCGACGTAATCGCGAAGACGACGACCGACCAGCCGTCGCTTCTCGCCCACCGGCTCCGCCGAGCCGTCGAATCGGCGTCGGCGCGTCGGACGGCTGCGCGCCGAGCGGAGTGGTTCGAGTCGTTGCTCGCCCACACCGACGACCTGCTGATCCTCCTCGATACGGACGGGTCGATCACCTACGTCGGCCCGTCGGCCGAGCAAGTCGGCGGCTACGACGCCGAGCGGATGCTCGACACGCACTTTCTGGAGTACGTCCACCCGGACGACGCGTCGGCGCTTCGGGCCGATTTCGACGCGCTGTGTGCGGCCGATCCCGGCGCGACGACGACCGCCGAGTACCGGTGCCAGCACGCGGACCGCTCCTGGTACGAACACGAAGTCGTCCTCACGAACCGACTCGGCGACGAGACACGACGGTCCCCGAGTCGCCGATCGGACTCCGACGGCGAGATCGACGGCATCGTCGCCTCGATCCGTGACGTGAGCGAGATCCATCGGGTCGAACGGGATCTGGCGGAATCGTTCGATCGAGTGAGCGACGCCGTCTTCGCGCTCGATCCGGAGTGGCGGTTCACGTCCGTCAACGATCGGGCCGCGACGATCCTGGACGTCGATCCGGCGGAGGCGAAAGGGCGGAAAATCCTCGAACTGTTCCCCGAACTCCGGGACACGCCCTTCCAGGAGGCGGCGCTCGAAGCGACGCGGACGGGGGATTCGACCTCCCTCGAGCGGTACTACGAGCCGAGCGATCGCTGGTACGATGTCCAGCTCTACCCGTCGTCGTCGGGGCTCTCGGTGTACCTGCAGGACGTCACCGACCGGGTCGAACGCAAGCGGGATCTCAAGGACCGAACGGAACGGCTGGAAACCCTCGTGCAGAACGTCCCCGTCGTCCTCTTCGCGTTCGACGACGAGGGGACGATCACCCTCGCGGAGGGACGCGCCCTCGAGAACCTCGACGCGGCCGCTGACGACGTTGTCGGCCAGTCGGTCTTCGACGTGTTCGAGGACTACGAGGGCGTCCTCGCCGACTTCGGCGCGGCGCTGGAGGGGGAGTCGACGCACTCGTCGGCCACGCTGGACGGCCGCGTCTTCGAAGCGTGGTGTCGGCCGATCACCGAGGACGGGACCGTCGAACGCGTGATCGGGACCGCCGTCGACGTCACCGAGCGCGCTCAGTATCAGGAGGCGCTGAACGCACTGCACGAGGCGACGAGCCACCTGCTGACCGTCGAATCCGAGCAGGCCGCCTGCGAGTACGTCGTCGACGTCGCTTGCGACGTCCTCGACCTCGAGACCGTCGTCTACCGCTTCGACGACCAGCGAAACGAGCTGGTGCCGACGGCCTACTCGCAGGGGCTCGAGGAAGCGATCGGTTCGCCGCCGCGGCTCCAGCCCGGCGACGGGCCCGCCTGGACCGCGTTCGTCGAGGATACGCCCGGCCGGTTCGACGACCTCGCCGATTCGTCACTGACCGGCGAACCGCCCGGTAACGCCCGGAGCGGGCTCTACGTTCCGATCGGTGAACACGGCGTCCTCGTCGCGCTCGATCCCCAGCCGGCTCGGTACGACGACGAGACGTTCGAACTCGCAAAACTGTTCGCCAGGACGGCCGAAGCGGCGCTCGACCGGATCACCCGCACGCGACGCCTCCACGGTCACGAGTGGGAACTCAAGCGACAGAACAGGCATCTCGAGCGGCTCAACGCCGCCAGTCAAGTTCGACAGGACATCGAACAGTTGCTCCTGATGGCCGACTCCCGCGCCGAGATCGAACGCGGAATCTGCGATCGCCTCGCCGACCTCGAGTCGTGTTCGTTCGCCTGGATCGGGGAGCCGGACCCGGGCGGGACCCGGATTCGGCCGCGGGTCCGAGCGGGCCACGAACGGGGCTATCTCGACGCGGTCGCGGTGACGACCGTCGACGACTCCGCCGCCGAGCCGACGGGCCGTGCGGCGCGAACGCGGTCGCCGATGGCCGTCGAAAACGTCGCCGATTCGGTCCGCGACGGATCGTGGCGGGGGGACGCCCTCTCGCGGAGCTTCCAGTCGGTGTACGCCGTTCCGCTCGTCTACGACGGGTTCCTCTACGGCGTGCTCGCCCTCTACTGCGACGACCGGGACGCGTTCGACGAACCGCTTCGATCGATGCTCGCGGAACTCGGCGAGACCATCGGCTACGCGATCGACACGGTCAAGCGAACCGCCGCGCTGCGCGACGACGACGTCGCCGTGGTCGAACTCGAACTCGATCTCGAGGACGCGGTTCCGATGGGTCGACTCGCCGATCGGCTGGGGTCGCGCGTCGAGTTCGAGGGTCGGACGACGCGCGCGGAGGACTCGCCGACGATCTTCGCAGTGGTCGACGGGGCGGTCGATCCCGAGACGACCGATCCGTCCGACATCGAGGGAATCGGCGACGTCGCCGTCATCGCGGAAACCGACGCGGAAACGCTGGTTCAGCTCCGGTATACGACGCCGTTTCTCGGCGCGGCGGTCGACGCCCACGGCGGCACGCTCCGAACGCTGGTCGCCGATGACGACGGCGTCCGTGCGACCGTCGTCGTCCCGGAATCGATCGAGATCAGGGACGTCCTGTCGGAACTGCGCCGCCGCGGGTTCGCGGCGTCACTGGTCGCCCGTCGCGAGGACTCGACGACCGCTCGCGCTGCGATCGACGCGTCCGCCCGGAATTCGCTGCTCGATCGGCTGACGGACCGACAGCGAGAGGTCGTCCAGACGGCGTACCACGGCGGCTTCTTCGAGTGGCCGCGTCGGACGACCGGTGAAGCGATCGCCGACTCGCTGGACATCTCCGCGCCGGCGTTTCACAAACACGTCCGAGCCGTCGAGTTGAAGCTCTTTACCGCGCTGTTCGACGACTCGTCGTCCGTGGGGTTACACAGTTAACCACGATCCGCGATCCCAGTTATACAGTTAACAATCACGTTCTTTACGCCGTCTCGTGAAGGGAGGATGTCTTCCCACAGACCGCACTGGGGGTGCGCAGAACAAATGACTGAGATGACTTCACGATCACCGTCCGCGCAAGCGACGGGACGATACGTTGTGCAATACGACCGACTCGACACCGAACCACTGAGCGTCGCCATCGTCGACGCCGTCGCGACGTTCCGGAACCGAGACGTGACCGAACTGGAGCCGCTTCACTACGCGATCGACACCGACGCGCTCGAACGCCTGTTCGAGCCCCGCGCGGACGGCGTCCGTGACGGCGGATCAGTTACCTTCGAGTACAGCGATTGTCTGGTAACGATCACCGCCGCCGGCGAAATCCGTATCGACTCGGCGTAGATCGGTCTCCACTCACCGTTCTTTCGACCACGTTCGACCGACAGCCGCGCCTCCTGATTCAGCGCGTCGCCGGCGCTCATTTCGAGCGATCCGAGAGCCCGGCGACGACAGAATACGTGGCGATTGCTCGGACTATTCGTTCCCTCTCGCCCCCGGTTCCGAGACTCGGCGTCCGACGCCTCGAGAACGCGGGACCGGCCGGTATCGAACGCACACACCGGGACTGATCGCGACTCGGCCCGTCTCGGTGTCCGCCGATCAAGCGACGTGGACCACCTGCTCAGTCGCCGTGTGACTCCTCCGCCGAATCCGGACTCGAGCCGCCGAGTTGGCTCGCTCCGATCACGTCCACGTCTCCCGTTCCGGAGACCCGGACCGTATAGCCGCAGTATTCGAATTCGATACGCACGCGGTCGTCGCTCGCGCCTGGCTCGCACGAGTCGACCAACCGATCGAGCGCGGCCGGATCGACGACTGCGTGAAGCGGCGGCCGCAGCTCCGTCGGGTCGATGCCCTCGGCCGCGGCGATCTGTGTGACGATGCTGTGACTCGGTGAGACCCCCGTCCCCATACCACGCCATGCTATGGAGTGGCGTATAAAGGTAATGGTGGCGACAGGACCAGCCGACAGTGGTAGTGTGGCGGAGGTTCGGTGAATAGTATTATATCAGTCGAAAGGAGTATATTTCTTGCATGAGTTTCAAAAACGGTATACTGGTCGTACTGACGGTACTCGTTGCGGTGAGTGCGGGCCCCTTGTCCGGAACAGCCGCCGCTCAGGAGGGCGGGCAATCGATGGAGATCGAAGCGACGATAACGGAAGACGGCGGGATTGATGCGGTCGACATGAATTGGACTCTCGACGAACAGACCTACCAGTTCATGCTGTCCGCTGCGGAAGACGACGGGTACGACTCCGTCGCCGAGTGGTTCGCCGAAGATTCGCTCGAGCAGAATTCCCCGTACGAGGAGTACAGCGTCGCCGAAGACCGCGAGGTCGAGAACGGATACGTCCTCGACATGCGCTTTACCGAGGTCAACGCGTCGGCGATCGACGTGCTGAACATTACCGCCGACGACGAATCGGTTTCGCTCGAGTGGAGCGGCGTCGAGGACCCCGCAGACGACGACCAGATCAACCAGATGACGTACGTCTTCGACATGCCGTACGAAATCACCGACTCGAACGCGTACTCGGTCGACGGTACGGTTGCGACGTGGCACCTTCACGAGGAAGCGCCGGAGACGCTGTCCGTGGATTCGGAAGCGAGCGCCGATGACGAAAACGAATCGAACGACGAATCCGACGAC
It encodes the following:
- a CDS encoding A/G-specific adenine glycosylase, with the translated sequence MSERDDGADTDGGTGPDEWSLPEDLEAVREALIAWYEADHREFPWRRTDDPYEILVSEVMSQQTQLDRVVEAWEEFLERWPTTTDLAAADRADVVGFWTDHSLGYNNRAKYLHEAAGQVEEEYDGDFPRTPDELQELMGVGPYTANAVASFAFNNGDAVVDTNVKRVAYRAFSIPDDDAAFEDAASDLMPAGRSRVWNNAIMELGGVACTQTPKCDEVGCPWREWCDAYASGDFTAPDVPTQPSFEGSRRQFRGRVIGTLREYDELELNTLGHRVRVDYAPDGEYGREWLTGLLTDLESDGLVDLERSGSDDQLVARLRR
- a CDS encoding DNA-methyltransferase codes for the protein METIHRAFVGDSRDLEAIDDASVDLVVTSPPYPMIEMWDDLFTELDPAVGDALEAGDGRAAFEAMHAQLELVWDELERVLVDGGIACLNVGDATRSVDGSFRVYANHARVLEAFESRGFDPLPDVLWRKPANSAAKFMGSGMIPPNAYVTLEHEYVLVFRKGGESREFEPGADRRYEAAYFWEERNRWFSDVWTEVRGELQDLGSDDLRDRSAAYPLEIPYRLICMYSAYGDTVLDPFWGTGTTTLAAMCAGRHSVGSELEAAFVERFTDSLDQVPGLSRSVGRARLERHREFVARRREEGKAFEYQATHYDTPVVTKMEREIRLREVESIDAVENGTGYEYRAEHAPLSLE
- a CDS encoding cupin domain-containing protein; its protein translation is MALDEYADALADLDPAEGEVETAELVVTDDVLVKAFALGPDAELEPHDHPDSTNVFHVLEGTVTVIRDEESESIAGPGVVHHERGAVHGARNETDERVVFTASLCPLPS
- a CDS encoding HalOD1 output domain-containing protein, translating into MTEMTSRSPSAQATGRYVVQYDRLDTEPLSVAIVDAVATFRNRDVTELEPLHYAIDTDALERLFEPRADGVRDGGSVTFEYSDCLVTITAAGEIRIDSA
- a CDS encoding NADPH-dependent FMN reductase, whose translation is MSDVHVAAVCGSLRDASRTHLALERVLEAAERAGATTELLDLREFDLPIFDADRDREEAGDAAELATRLREADAIVLGSPMYHGSYSSPLKTALDYCGFDEFRGKTVGLLAVSGGAFPVTALEHVRSVCRSLNAWVIPHEAAIPNSRAAFEDGEFADPTLEERVATLGRRAVQYATIEPEPDSFESDQNVGAEGK
- a CDS encoding PAS domain-containing protein, which produces MNRGLEGLETAPIRAHAVGSSTWLRTVRTGLDDGDVAVHGPFEPSELDAAPLEGANCVLTDDRDVLAALGDEWPVVYAVESPDTGAIDRLLSDGAADVIAKTTTDQPSLLAHRLRRAVESASARRTAARRAEWFESLLAHTDDLLILLDTDGSITYVGPSAEQVGGYDAERMLDTHFLEYVHPDDASALRADFDALCAADPGATTTAEYRCQHADRSWYEHEVVLTNRLGDETRRSPSRRSDSDGEIDGIVASIRDVSEIHRVERDLAESFDRVSDAVFALDPEWRFTSVNDRAATILDVDPAEAKGRKILELFPELRDTPFQEAALEATRTGDSTSLERYYEPSDRWYDVQLYPSSSGLSVYLQDVTDRVERKRDLKDRTERLETLVQNVPVVLFAFDDEGTITLAEGRALENLDAAADDVVGQSVFDVFEDYEGVLADFGAALEGESTHSSATLDGRVFEAWCRPITEDGTVERVIGTAVDVTERAQYQEALNALHEATSHLLTVESEQAACEYVVDVACDVLDLETVVYRFDDQRNELVPTAYSQGLEEAIGSPPRLQPGDGPAWTAFVEDTPGRFDDLADSSLTGEPPGNARSGLYVPIGEHGVLVALDPQPARYDDETFELAKLFARTAEAALDRITRTRRLHGHEWELKRQNRHLERLNAASQVRQDIEQLLLMADSRAEIERGICDRLADLESCSFAWIGEPDPGGTRIRPRVRAGHERGYLDAVAVTTVDDSAAEPTGRAARTRSPMAVENVADSVRDGSWRGDALSRSFQSVYAVPLVYDGFLYGVLALYCDDRDAFDEPLRSMLAELGETIGYAIDTVKRTAALRDDDVAVVELELDLEDAVPMGRLADRLGSRVEFEGRTTRAEDSPTIFAVVDGAVDPETTDPSDIEGIGDVAVIAETDAETLVQLRYTTPFLGAAVDAHGGTLRTLVADDDGVRATVVVPESIEIRDVLSELRRRGFAASLVARREDSTTARAAIDASARNSLLDRLTDRQREVVQTAYHGGFFEWPRRTTGEAIADSLDISAPAFHKHVRAVELKLFTALFDDSSSVGLHS
- a CDS encoding HalOD1 output domain-containing protein encodes the protein MGTGVSPSHSIVTQIAAAEGIDPTELRPPLHAVVDPAALDRLVDSCEPGASDDRVRIEFEYCGYTVRVSGTGDVDVIGASQLGGSSPDSAEESHGD
- a CDS encoding PGF-CTERM sorting domain-containing protein, with the translated sequence MSFKNGILVVLTVLVAVSAGPLSGTAAAQEGGQSMEIEATITEDGGIDAVDMNWTLDEQTYQFMLSAAEDDGYDSVAEWFAEDSLEQNSPYEEYSVAEDREVENGYVLDMRFTEVNASAIDVLNITADDESVSLEWSGVEDPADDDQINQMTYVFDMPYEITDSNAYSVDGTVATWHLHEEAPETLSVDSEASADDENESNDESDDGLPGFGPAVAVVGLLAATMLAVRNQD